Proteins found in one Zea mays cultivar B73 chromosome 1, Zm-B73-REFERENCE-NAM-5.0, whole genome shotgun sequence genomic segment:
- the LOC100193821 gene encoding probable mediator of RNA polymerase II transcription subunit 19b isoform X2, whose protein sequence is MDPDDKKFGNGPRELTGAVDLISHYKLLPHHDFFCKKPLPLAISDTHYLHNVVGDTEIRKGEGMELDQLVHNAYLRDKPAYIQPFDMETLGQAFQLRETALVDLPSTEKGIPTISGKPKSESKDKEKKHKRHKDKDKEHKKHKHRHKDRSKDKDKDKDKDKKKDKSGHHEKKRKHEGTEDSVDVHKHKKSKHKSSKTDEMGNGVS, encoded by the exons ATGGACCCTGATGACAAGAAGTTTGGAAATG GACCAAGGGAGCTCACTGGTGCTGTTGATTTGATCAGCCACTACAAACTGCTGCCACACCATGATTTCTTTTGCAAGAAACCTTTGCCGCTGGCAATATCAGATACACATTATCTTCACAATGTTGTGGGAGACACTGAAATTCGCAAAGGAGAAGGAATGGAGTTAGATCAACTTGTTCATAATGCATATCTGAGGGATAAACCTGCTTATATTCAGCCCTTTGATATGGAAACTCTGGGGCAAGCGTTCCAACTTCGAGAAACAGCTCTTGTGGATTTGCCTTCT ACTGAAAAAGGTATACCGACTATTTCGGGTAAACCAAAAAGTGAGTCCAAGGACAAAGAGAAGAAGCATAAAAGGCACAAAGACAAAGACAAGGAACACAAGAAGCACAAACATCGGCATAAGGATCGGAGTAAGGACAAAGATAAAGACAAAGACAAGGATAAGAAAAAAGATAAAAGTGGCCATCATGAAAAG AAGAGGAAGCATGAGGGAACAGAAGATTCAGTAGATGTGCATAAGCACAAGAAGAGTAAG cacaagagctccaaaaccgATGAGATGGGGAATGGAGTTAGTTAA
- the LOC100193821 gene encoding probable mediator of RNA polymerase II transcription subunit 19b isoform X1 yields the protein MDPDDKKFGNGPRELTGAVDLISHYKLLPHHDFFCKKPLPLAISDTHYLHNVVGDTEIRKGEGMELDQLVHNAYLRDKPAYIQPFDMETLGQAFQLRETALVDLPSTEKGIPTISGKPKSESKDKEKKHKRHKDKDKEHKKHKHRHKDRSKDKDKDKDKDKKKDKSGHHEKRKHEGTEDSVDVHKHKKSKGIMNGSSYFCRVHCEEN from the exons ATGGACCCTGATGACAAGAAGTTTGGAAATG GACCAAGGGAGCTCACTGGTGCTGTTGATTTGATCAGCCACTACAAACTGCTGCCACACCATGATTTCTTTTGCAAGAAACCTTTGCCGCTGGCAATATCAGATACACATTATCTTCACAATGTTGTGGGAGACACTGAAATTCGCAAAGGAGAAGGAATGGAGTTAGATCAACTTGTTCATAATGCATATCTGAGGGATAAACCTGCTTATATTCAGCCCTTTGATATGGAAACTCTGGGGCAAGCGTTCCAACTTCGAGAAACAGCTCTTGTGGATTTGCCTTCT ACTGAAAAAGGTATACCGACTATTTCGGGTAAACCAAAAAGTGAGTCCAAGGACAAAGAGAAGAAGCATAAAAGGCACAAAGACAAAGACAAGGAACACAAGAAGCACAAACATCGGCATAAGGATCGGAGTAAGGACAAAGATAAAGACAAAGACAAGGATAAGAAAAAAGATAAAAGTGGCCATCATGAAAAG AGGAAGCATGAGGGAACAGAAGATTCAGTAGATGTGCATAAGCACAAGAAGAGTAAG GGTATCATGAATGGGAGCTCTTATTTTTGCAGAGTCCATTGTGAAGAGAATTGA
- the LOC100193821 gene encoding Probable mediator of RNA polymerase II transcription subunit 19b, producing MDPDDKKFGNGPRELTGAVDLISHYKLLPHHDFFCKKPLPLAISDTHYLHNVVGDTEIRKGEGMELDQLVHNAYLRDKPAYIQPFDMETLGQAFQLRETALVDLPSTEKGIPTISGKPKSESKDKEKKHKRHKDKDKEHKKHKHRHKDRSKDKDKDKDKDKKKDKSGHHEKKRKHEGTEDSVDVHKHKKSKGIMNGSSYFCRVHCEEN from the exons ATGGACCCTGATGACAAGAAGTTTGGAAATG GACCAAGGGAGCTCACTGGTGCTGTTGATTTGATCAGCCACTACAAACTGCTGCCACACCATGATTTCTTTTGCAAGAAACCTTTGCCGCTGGCAATATCAGATACACATTATCTTCACAATGTTGTGGGAGACACTGAAATTCGCAAAGGAGAAGGAATGGAGTTAGATCAACTTGTTCATAATGCATATCTGAGGGATAAACCTGCTTATATTCAGCCCTTTGATATGGAAACTCTGGGGCAAGCGTTCCAACTTCGAGAAACAGCTCTTGTGGATTTGCCTTCT ACTGAAAAAGGTATACCGACTATTTCGGGTAAACCAAAAAGTGAGTCCAAGGACAAAGAGAAGAAGCATAAAAGGCACAAAGACAAAGACAAGGAACACAAGAAGCACAAACATCGGCATAAGGATCGGAGTAAGGACAAAGATAAAGACAAAGACAAGGATAAGAAAAAAGATAAAAGTGGCCATCATGAAAAG AAGAGGAAGCATGAGGGAACAGAAGATTCAGTAGATGTGCATAAGCACAAGAAGAGTAAG GGTATCATGAATGGGAGCTCTTATTTTTGCAGAGTCCATTGTGAAGAGAATTGA
- the LOC100273941 gene encoding uncharacterized protein LOC100273941 (The RefSeq protein has 1 substitution compared to this genomic sequence): MAADEGQVFNYCKLAQAAYAAYDDHNGTCRYSLADMLPAVGLGGSGYVATSFIYATVNILAGDGVNEGNDDDGCQHEQHWIGYVALATDAERDRVGYRDIAVVWRGTSALDELLKDLQAVLVPIHGEQQAGTVRVERGFESLYTSSCEACAMRTSARTQVLAELTRLVTYVRSRHPGEKIRVTATGHSLGGALALLAAWDAAAPAAALGVVAAVRAVTFAAPRVGNQAFCDELVAGQRHVSVQRVIVDRDVVPTLPPTFFRYADAGTNVRLLSSGGSGRFPLPFLTLLEPLRFHSIKQYLRLLDPAPAPPQARAPVPADHLVPVPEAELDNMI, from the coding sequence ATGGCCGCAGACGAAGGCCAGGTCTTCAACTACTGCAAGCTCGCGCAGGCCGCCTACGCCGCCTACGACGACCACAATGGCACCTGCCGCTACTCCCTGGCCGACATGCTGCCCGCCGTCGGCCTCGGCGGCAGCGGCTACGTGGCCACCTCGTTCATCTACGCCACCGTCAACATCTTGGCCGGCGACGGCGTGAACGAGGGAAACGACGACGACGGTTGCCAGCACGAGCAGCACTGGATCGGATACGTGGCCCTCGCGACCGACGCCGAGCGCGACCGCGTCGGGTACCGCGACATCGCGGTCGTGTGGCGCGGCACGTCGGCGCTGGACGAGCTGCTCAAGGACCTGCAGGCGGTCCTCGTTCCGATCCACGGCGAGCAGCAGGCCGGGACAGTGCGGGTGGAGAGGGGCTTCGAGAGCCTGTACACGTCCAGCTGCGAGGCCTGCGCCATGCGGACCAGCGCGCGCACCCAGGTGCTGGCCGAGCTGACCCGGCTGGTGACGTACGTGAGGAGCAGGCACCCCGGCGAGAAGATCCGCGTCACGGCCACCGGGCACAGCCTCGGCGGCGCGCTGGCCCTGCTGGCCGCGTGGGACGCCGCcgcccccgcggcggcgctcggggtGGTGGCCGCCGTCAGAGCCGTGACGTTCGCGGCCCCCCGCGTCGGCAACCAGGCGTTCTGCGACGAGCTCGTGGCCGGGCAGCGCCACGTGTCCGTGCAGCGCGTCATCGTCGACCGCGACGTCGTGCCCACGCTGCCGCCGACTTTCTTCGGGTACGCGGACGCCGGCACCAACGTTCGCCTGCTTAGCTCAGGCGGGTCAGGGCGCTTCCCCCTGCCGTTCCTTACCTTGCTCGAGCCATTGCGCTTCCACAGCATCAAGCAGTACCTGCGCCTCCTAGacccggcgccggcgccgccgcAGGCGCGGGCGCCGGTGCCGGCCGACCATCTCGTCCCTGTCCCTGAGGCCGAGCTGGATAATATGATCTGA